The sequence below is a genomic window from Acidimicrobiales bacterium.
CGCACACGGATGGTGGTCTCGTCGAACTCCGCCTCCACGAGGCGGAGGAGCTCATCGCGCTCACCGAGCAGGCCGACCATCAGGTCGTTGCCCGGGACCAGGATCTTGAGCGGGGTCGACGGCACGGTTACGGCGTGAGGCTACCAGCGGCGGGGAGCCGCCCGGCGCTGTGCGGTCTCAGCCCGGCGGCCAGGCGAGTTGGCGGCCGCCCAGCAGGTGCAGGTGGAGGTGGTCGACGGTGTTCCCGGCGTCCTCGCCGACGTTGAAGACGAGGCGGTAGCCCCCCTCCCCCACTCCCTGCTCGGCGGCGACGCGCGCGGCGAGGGCGAAGAGGCTCCCGAGGAGCGGGCCGTCGGCGGCAGTGAGCGCCGCCGCGTCGGCGACGTGGGCGCGGGGGACGATCAGGAGGTGGAGCGGTGCGACGGGCGCGAGGTCGTGGAAGGCAACCGCCTCGTCGTTCTCCGCTGCGACCTCGGCTGGCACCTCACCGGCGACGATGCGGCAGAAGACGCAGCCGTCGGCGGGGCTCACCGTGCGAGCTGTCGGACCGGCTCCGGGTAGAGGTGCTCGAGCGAACCGGGCGCGATCCGCGCGTGCTCGATGAACTTGTCGAGGTCGTCCTCCATCAGGCGGATGACCCGGCCGAACTTGTAGGCGGGCAGGCCACCCTCGTCGATGAAGCGGTACAGGGTGCGGAGGTTCACGCCGAGATACTCCGACGCCT
It includes:
- a CDS encoding histidine triad nucleotide-binding protein, which codes for MSPADGCVFCRIVAGEVPAEVAAENDEAVAFHDLAPVAPLHLLIVPRAHVADAAALTAADGPLLGSLFALAARVAAEQGVGEGGYRLVFNVGEDAGNTVDHLHLHLLGGRQLAWPPG
- a CDS encoding helix-turn-helix domain-containing protein, with translation MVTTMRWLSTKEASEYLGVNLRTLYRFIDEGGLPAYKFGRVIRLMEDDLDKFIEHARIAPGSLEHLYPEPVRQLAR